The following proteins come from a genomic window of Salvia hispanica cultivar TCC Black 2014 chromosome 4, UniMelb_Shisp_WGS_1.0, whole genome shotgun sequence:
- the LOC125220258 gene encoding putative ankyrin repeat protein RBE_0317: MYKEPDLYLAAINGDLDHFKRIFHQISTGDSEVILSRLSLTGNTFLHVAAKHGNQAIVKFIASTQPSLVLAKNFNGETALHLAAKGGDEAMVEALVGILSHNETEKRDLLMAQNEMGNTALHQALLCGRESIARFLIQQDSEPSYDHLNKHGESAIYLAAKAGLVGCVSSILVQCTDESSLNKLFKNKSPIQMLTSSAFCLKISLKQRHCSICLVDYQWMNVDMAADVAMLVVAVVVRDVEISQTKRLHDSVNCATLRMMI, encoded by the exons ATGTACAAGGAACCTGACTTATATCTAGCAGCCATAAATGGCGATCTTGATCACTTCAAAAGAATTTTCCATCAAATTTCAACGGGAGATTCTGAAGTTATATTGTCTAGGCTGAGCCTTACTGGAAACACATTTCTTCATGTAGCAGCCAAACATGGAAACCAAGCTATAGTGAAATTCATTGCCAGTACGCAGCCATCTCTTGTCTTAGCCAAGAACTTCAATGGAGAGACTGCGTTGCATCTCGCAGCAAAGGGTGGAGATGAAGCAATGGTAGAAGCCCTTGTGGGAATTCTCTCTCATAATGAGACAGAGAAGCGTGATCTGCTGATGGCACAGAATGAGATGGGAAACACAGCCTTGCATCAAGCATTACTTTGTGGTAGGGAATCAATTGCTAGATTTTTGATCCAGCAAGATTCTGAGCCATCATATGATCACCTAAACAAGCATGGAGAATCTGCCATTTATTTGGCAGCTAAAGCTGGTCTTGTAGGATGCGTCTCTTCTATTCTCGTACAGTGTACGGATGAGAGCAGTCTTAATAAGCTTTTCAAGAATAAATCTCCCATTCAAATGTTGACATCGTCCGCTTTTTGCTTGAAAATTTCCCTGAAGCAGAGGCACTGCTCGATATGTCTG GTTGATTACCAATGGATGAACGTAGATATGGCGGCAGACGTGGCGATGCTCGTTGTGGCGGTTGTGGTAAGGGACGTGGAGATCTCCCAAACGAAGAGGCTGCACGACAGCGTGAACTGCGCGACATTGAGAATGATGATCTGA
- the LOC125220257 gene encoding protein FAR1-RELATED SEQUENCE 5-like, translated as MEEAYASTMEEVVVVPECSSHLKPAVGQKFKSLDFCFAFYDVYARAVGFDTRKSQMRKTDGVITWYNVVCNREGNKRSSEDDQANARSGVSGYIIEEFNEVHNHYMVETQHQRFMTINRKLDDLVGFNVGDIRNASRDIKAYAHGIDVQMVLDDMAKKKEMSEAFTYEYEVNSSNQLVALFWCDGLMKRNYHMFGDIVALDTTYNTNRYCMIFAPFTGKDNHGRPVTFVAGLVSNEKKNAYAWLFRHFVQCMRVAPKMIITDQDLGMRSTIEEILVGTRHRWCIWHIMHKLANKVPGRLLRDEDFKKEFNACVWSDLLEPDEFEEEWNGVVERYGLEEHSWFKTLYEYRQL; from the exons ATGGAAGAAGCTTATGcttcaacaatggaagaag TGGTTGTTGTACCTGAATGTTCTTCACATTTGAAGCCAGCGGTTGGGCAGAAGTTCAAATCACTAGATTTTTGTTTTGCGTTCTACGATGTGTATGCCCGTGCTGTTGGTTTTGATACGCGCAAATCACAAATGAGGAAAACCGATGGTGTTATTACTTGGTATAATGTTGTATGCAATAGGGAAGGCAACAAGAGGTCGAGCGAGGATGACCAAGCGAATGCACGGTCTG GAGTTTCAGGTTATATTATCGAGGAGTTCAACGAGGTTCATAACCATTATATGGTTGAGACACAACATCAGCGGTTTATGACAATTAATCGAAAGTTGGACGAC CTCGTTGGTTTCAATGTTGGGGATATAAGGAATGCTTCACGTGACATCAAAGCATACGCACATGGTATTGACGTACAAATGGTTTTGGATGATATGGctaagaagaaggagatgTCCGAGGCATTCACATATGAGTACGAGGTTAATTCTAGTAACCAGTTGGTTGCTCTGTTCTGGTGTGATGGTTTGATGAAGAGGAATTACCACATGTTCGGTGATATTGTGGCTTTGGACACCACCTACAACACCAATAG GTATTGTATGATCTTCGCGCCATTTACGGGAAAGGACAATCATGGACGACCAGTAACTTTCGTTGCTGGTTTGGTAAGCAACGAGAAGAAAAACGCTTATGCATGGTTGTTTAGACATTTTGTCCAATGTATGAGGGTTGCTCCGAAGATGATCATTACAGATCAAGATTTGGGGATGAGATCAACTATTGAAGAGATTCTTGTCGGGACTCGCCACAGATGGTGTATATGGCATATCATGCATAAGTTAGCCAATAAAGTTCCTGGTCGGTTATTGAGGGACGAAGATTTCAAGAAAGAGTTCAATGCATGTGTCTGGTCGGACCTGCTTGAACCCGACGAGTTTGAAGAAGAGTGGAATGGAGTAGTTGAGCGTTATGGCCTGGAAGAACACAGTTGGTTCAAGACGTTGTACGAGTATAGGCAATTATAG